Proteins from a genomic interval of Lusitaniella coriacea LEGE 07157:
- a CDS encoding TerD family protein, translated as MPINLSKGERINLSKEAPGLKNAWVGLGWDLNATDTGTSFDLDASVFMVGAAGKISSDQYFVFYNNKNSPDASVQHLGDNRTGEGAGDDELVEVDLSKVDASVQEIVFVVTIHDATQRRQNFGQVRNAYIRIADSMTEQEIMRYELDEDFSTETAIEFGKLYRKDGSWRFQAVGQGYNAGLEKFVQQYS; from the coding sequence ATGCCAATTAATTTAAGCAAAGGCGAACGAATCAATCTGTCAAAAGAAGCACCAGGATTGAAAAATGCTTGGGTCGGTTTAGGATGGGATCTCAACGCAACTGATACGGGGACATCTTTTGATTTGGATGCTTCTGTCTTTATGGTAGGTGCAGCCGGAAAAATTTCCAGCGACCAATATTTTGTGTTCTACAACAATAAAAATTCTCCCGATGCTTCGGTGCAACACCTCGGCGATAATCGGACTGGGGAAGGAGCGGGAGATGACGAATTGGTGGAAGTAGATTTGAGCAAAGTGGATGCTTCTGTACAAGAGATTGTGTTTGTGGTGACGATTCACGATGCAACCCAAAGGCGACAAAATTTCGGACAGGTGAGAAATGCTTATATTCGCATTGCGGATTCGATGACAGAACAGGAAATTATGCGATATGAATTGGATGAAGATTTCTCAACGGAAACGGCAATTGAATTTGGCAAGCTCTATCGGAAAGATGGTTCTTGGCGCTTTCAAGCGGTAGGACAAGGATATAATGCTGG